Within Gouania willdenowi chromosome 24, fGouWil2.1, whole genome shotgun sequence, the genomic segment agaaaatgtttatttgtatgttgtaaaacatgctgtatttGTTTCATTGGTATGTTTCACACCAACTCAGTGTGATTCACATATAAAAAGAAGCAATTCACaaactaatgcattttgttttgcaaataagaaacatacctatcaaatattttacacaaagaaaaacatttcttcaattaaaaatatccTTCAAGTACAAAACAGGACATTTCTTTGAAATTTTACTGGCATTTGCGTAGTCGTGCAATGCATTTCGTTTTGCAAATAAGTCACGTGACAATAGGAAGGTGACAGCTTGTGGTAGGTGTACTAATGTtgggctttttaaaaataaataatttgtatgtgtaaaacatgctgCAATTATTTGATCAGTATGTTTCTTATTAGAAAcccaaaatgcattattttgtgaaTGATGTTTTGTATTTGTGAATGCAAACCACACCGACTTTGTTTCTTGTCTGCGAATCGTTGAGCTTGATTAAAACGTGCGTTTGTGATATTTAGGCATCATTTTAAGTAGGATTGTCCTGCTTAGCAGCATTCTGCAGTGTGATGACACTCAATAAAGTACAGTTCATGTGACTGCACCATAAAATGACTGTTTGGTGTTCAGTGTCATGGACTCACCATGGGGCATAAAACTCAACCAGCCACAGGGAGTCACTCTGGATCACCTCCCGTTTGAAGTTGGACGGTGTGAGCTCGATAACATCATCACTGGATGAATACAAGGCTTGGATAGAAAGCACCAGTGAGCAGCCCAGTAGCACTcctgaaaaacacaacacagcaCAACAGACTTAGATTCAgtcacaacaaaatataaaacagcttcaacaaaAGAGGAAGGTCCACAGGCTGGATAATATGTGAGAAAGTGACATTGTTTTGGATTTCCACTGATACCCCTCATCACAGGCCTGGCAGTGATCTGCACCCTAACTTGATAATGCTAGCTTACCGTAGCAGCGAAAGAAAAAACCGCAGCCTGACACACACAACAGTCCTTACCCCAGAGTGACACAAATTATAtcacaaagaaaagaaatgcgttttttttttttgtttagttgtcACTCACCAAACAAAAGTGGCCTCATTGTTTCAGCTGCTCGCTTCAATCACACTCAGCGCACTGAGCCGGAGCCGCCGCGTCGCCCTGAAAAAGTGCTTCGACAAATCGTACCGTGGCCCGCGCTGATTGGTCCGTCCGCCATGGTGCTGCGCCTTAACCAATCAGCGTGTGCCGTGTAATTCCCTAACCCTACCTATAAACCGGTAGGCACTGTTGCCAGCTTGGACGGTTTCCTGCATTTTTTGTTAGTCTTTAAAAACTTATTCAAAATACGTAAACAGCTGTGAGACTTGTATTTCAATTACTATGAAAGAGAAATTTGGAGCTGTGTGTacattctggattttttttttttgggggggaaacaatattttttctaaCATTTATTTAAGTAGGATACGGAAGAAAGAGCAAATGAGCAAAGATGACGTGCCACTCGCCACTTTAAATCCACGTAGCTGactatccatcatccatcatccatcatccatccaaccaGTCTTGAATAACTGGCTAcatatttggaatttttttttagaattaactATCTTGTTCAACCACACAAGCCCAGGAACCTATTGGAATATGAATTTATTGATCATTAAGTCAGATACATTTAAAACCAGTAGCAATTCTTATTGACATTAAAGTATCTTTTTTAAGAGGGACTtgagaaaagaggaaaaaacagcTCAACTGATCCTTGAGAGTCTGCATACTTCAACTTTACAGAAGAAGTCCAGGAGTCCAACATGTTTAGGCCAAGTGTAGATGAGGAAAAAACTATGCTTTTGCCTCATGACAACATATGAAAGATGGATATATGGTCAAATTAGATAAATGGGTTTAGAATAAAAAAGGACAGTGTAAAATGGGCTTCAAAGAGActttagaaaaaataatctaaagaCAGTTTGTTAATTTGCTAAGAATAAATTAGGAAATAGATGCAGTCCTTGAATTCCACgtgtttgatgaaaaaaaaaaaaaaaaaaaaaaaaaaaaaaaaagcaacaggaCTGTTTAAATTGTGAAACCTTGGGACTGTGTTTTGTCTCCACCAGATTTAATTTGTAAGAGCTGGCAACACAAACattgaagaaagaaagaaaaacaaccaatcaCTGTTAAAAGTCGTGACTATAATAGTTACTCTGCACTTGTTCTGGTATTATAAACTCTTGTCACTAGATGGAGGCAAACTACACGACACCGGATGAGAATGAGCATTTGGAAGaatttaaatagataaataaatgaatgaaaatgtggTCGATACCTGAACGTGGATGTgcatataatattaataacaatgttATCCATATTGatgattatgtaaaaaaaaaaaaaaaaacctacattcATGTAAATTCtacttgtttttaatatagTGTAGATTTACATTACAGAGGAGCTGTTTGTGGTTGACAAGCATCCTTTAATAACCAACTGTTGACCTTTAAGCTGCAGCAGAAACGCAGCGGGATGCGCGTCACCACCTCTCCTCACTGCGTCTGCCATGCATGCACCGCGCTGCGTAAATGCGCACCACCCAGAGGAGATCTGGAGCCTAACTTtacaataaatacatacaattgaGGTACATTGGAttattgtaatattaatatttggaGAAACTAAACATAAAACACGCAAATACATGAACAACAATGTCATATATCAAGTGTTATTTTTATCTCTTATTTTTCCACCAGTAAGATTACTGTGAATGTGTTGtagcattttcattttattcatatttacacTTCTCATACAGACTCATTTGTCGCGTGGGACTCTTTTTCTACTCTTTTAAACAATTCACCAGTGTTTTACGGCGAAGTCTAAGCCAGGAAGTTGTGCGTTGGATAAAATCCTCTTGACGTCACTTGAAAGCCAACTTTCTGTGAGCGCACAGGCGCACTGTTTGCAGCCAAACACGGCTGCACAAACCAGAGAGAGACTTCAACACTGCTGTGTCCTGTAAGAAGTCGTGTTTTTGATACTTGGATCATTTGGTTGTTTATGTCTGGAGAGCTTTACGCACAGCACCGCAGCTCCGGACGCGCGTCTTCTGCGTCAGTGAACAGTTTAGTTGACTGACTTTGAGTGTCTCACAGCGGCTTAGTGGGGGGCATCATGTGGAGGACACGGTATGCGGACTGTAACGGCTCGGAAGCCAGTGAGGAGACGGAGATCGTGGTTAACATCGGCGGAGTGAAGCAGGTGTTGTATGGGGACGTGTTGAACAGATACCCGGACACTCGACTGGCGGAACTGGTGGATTGCTTACTTAAACCATCTGAAGAGATATCTTTATTGTGTGATGACTATGACCCAGACACAGGagagttttattttgacagagaCCCTGATGCGTTCAAGTGCATAATCGAACTCTATTACTATGGAGAGATACACGTGAAACGAGGCATTTGTCCTATTTGTTTCATGAAGGAGATGGAGTTTTGGAAAATAGACTCGGATTTTCTGGATGAGTGCTGCAAATGTCAGCTGAAAGAGGTGGAGGACGAACTCGCGGAGATCGCAGAGAAAGTCAGAACTATCCTGGTGGACAGGGAGGGAGATCCATCCGCAGAGGGTTGCCAGCGGTTCCAGATGTGGCTCtggaggctgatggagaagccGGATTCCTCCCTGCCGGCGCACGTCATCGCCATAGTTTccttcatcttcatcctcatctCCTCTGTGGTGATGTGCGTGGGCACCATCCCTGACCTGCAGGTAGAGGACGCAGAGGGTAACCTGGTGGAGCACCCGACCCTGGAGGTCATAGAGACCGTGTGCATCGGCTGGTTCACCGTTGAATACGTCCTGCGTCTGATCTCCGCCCCAAACAAAGTGAAATTCATCCTGGCTTTCATGAACATCGTGGACTTCATGGCCATCATGCCTTTCTACGTGGTGCTGATTCTGACCTCCTTTGGTGCAGGGGTGATGGAGCTGGCTAACGTGCAGCAGGCGGTGCAGGCTTTACGCATAATGCGCATTGCGCGCATTTTCAAGCTGGCTCGCCATTCCTCGGGACTCCAGACGCTCACATCTGCCCTGAAGAGCAGCTTCAAAGAACTCGGGCTGCTCCTCATGTACATGGGGGTGGGAGTTTTCCTTTTCTCCGCACTGGGCTACACCATGGAGCAGAACCACCCGGACACGCTGTTCACCAGCATCCCACAATCCTTCTGGTGGGCTGTGATCACCATGACCACCGTGGGCTACGGAGACGTctaccccaaaaccactttagGTCGTTGTAACGCAGCCATCAGCTTCCTGTGCGGGGTCATAGCGATAGCTCTGCCCATCCATCCC encodes:
- the LOC114457693 gene encoding potassium voltage-gated channel subfamily F member 1-like — encoded protein: MWRTRYADCNGSEASEETEIVVNIGGVKQVLYGDVLNRYPDTRLAELVDCLLKPSEEISLLCDDYDPDTGEFYFDRDPDAFKCIIELYYYGEIHVKRGICPICFMKEMEFWKIDSDFLDECCKCQLKEVEDELAEIAEKVRTILVDREGDPSAEGCQRFQMWLWRLMEKPDSSLPAHVIAIVSFIFILISSVVMCVGTIPDLQVEDAEGNLVEHPTLEVIETVCIGWFTVEYVLRLISAPNKVKFILAFMNIVDFMAIMPFYVVLILTSFGAGVMELANVQQAVQALRIMRIARIFKLARHSSGLQTLTSALKSSFKELGLLLMYMGVGVFLFSALGYTMEQNHPDTLFTSIPQSFWWAVITMTTVGYGDVYPKTTLGRCNAAISFLCGVIAIALPIHPIINNFVLFYNKQQVLETAAKHEIELMARRSDDGELAASPGAHRHVCGAGAWDVTVHSSCHSETSVPLLKGPTGAAQTPSVDTSFESTAEATEYFI